The Pseudomonas saponiphila DNA window TGGGTGATGCCAATGGCACCGACCCCATTCCCAACCGGGCCCAGACCAAGCTGCTCAATGAATGGCGCCGGGCGCCGGTCAACCAGGTGCGCACCGATCCGGCGAACCCGAACCTGATCATCACCGAACAGGTGATTCCGTCGGATGTCGGCGGGCGCTGGATTCGCGAAATCGGCCTGTTCGACGCCGACGGCGACCTGGTGGCGGTGGCCAACTGCGCACCGAGCTTCAAGCCGCTGCTGGCCCAGGGCACTGGCAAGACCCAGATCATCCGCATGAATTTCATTGTGTCGAACACCGCGCAGATCGTGCTGAAGATCGATCCTGCGGTGGTACTGGCTACCCGCGAGTATGTCGACAATGCGGTGATCGATGCCCTGGCCAGGATGGACTTCAAGCATTCGGCGCTGGTGGCCACCACGGCCAACATCGCCTTGAGCGGGATTCAGACCATCGACGGCGTGTTGCTGCCTGCCGATGCCCGAGTGCTGGTGAAGAACCAGACCCAGGCCAAGGACAATGGCCTGTACGTGGTGTCGTCGACGGGCGTGTGGAAGCGTGCCCAGGATGCCGACACCAGCCTGGAAGTTACCCCGGGGCTGTTCGTCAGTATCGAGACCGGCGCCGTCAATGGCGACAGCGTCTGGCAACTGGTGACCGATGGGCCGATTGTTCTGGGCAGCACCGCGCTGACCTTCGATATGGTCGCCGGCCGAACCGGCGTCAATGCTGGTGCCTATGGCAACGTCACGGTAGACAAGTATGGCCGGGTGATCGCCGGGACCAACCCGAACACCCTGGCCGGGCATGGCATCACCGACACCTACACCAAGGCCGAGATCGAGTCGATTGTCGCCAAGGCGTCAGCGCTGTCGGTGGGCTCGATAGTGGCCTTTCCCAAGACCAGCGTGCCGCCGGGTTTTCTGGAGATCGATGGCAGCGTGCAGAGCGCTGCGACCTATCCAGACCTGGCAGCTTATCTGGGCGGTACCTACAACAAGGGGGATGAGGGCACGGGTAACTTCCGACTGCCAGAGTCCCGCGGTGAATTCCTTCGTGGTTGGGACCACGGGCGCGGTGTTGACCTAGGGCGGGGCCTGGGTGTGTATCAGCTCGATGCGCTGCAGAACATTACGGGCACTATCAGTGCAGCTGACTCGACCGGCCTGGCCCAGGCACTAACCGGAGTCTTCAGCGGTTCATCGGCATCTGTGACAAAAGGTAATGTAGTTGCTGCCAATGCATATACAACAGTTAACTTTGACGCTTCGCGTGTTGTGAGAACTGCCACTGAGACTCGCCCTCGTAACCTGGTGGTTATGTGGTGTATCAAGGCCTGGAGCGCCCCGGTTAATCAGGCGAACATCGATGTTGCCGCCCTGGCCGAGCAGGTCCGCAACATGAGCAAAAATCAGGTCGTAGGGCTGCATCGAAACCTTAGCTGTTCTGCGTCAGGCCTGAGCGCGCTCATCAACGTGAAAGCTGATCAGCTCATCGTTGGGAATGGTGCTTTCACGAAGTCGCTATCCGGTATCGGCTTGAGCATTAGCGTGGAGAAAGTCGGCGCCAATGGGCTGGACAAGGGCCCGCTGGAAGGGTCGACCTGGTACGCCATCTGGGTGATCGAAGGTGAGTCAGGAGTGGCTGGCCTGTTGTCTCTTAGTGAGACCGTCCCGTTTCTGCCGGAAGGCTACTCGTTCAAGGCTCGGGTGGGTTGGATTCGTACCGATGCCACGGCCAGCAAGTACCCGCTGGGATTCACTCAGTGGGGGCGGCGCGTGCAATACCTTGTTATTGCTGGAACAAATGTCCCCCTACCGCGGCAGATGGCCAGCGGTGTAACCGGCTCGCCCTCCTCGGGGTTGTGGACAATCGTGTACGTATCGGCGTTTGTGCCGCCGACAGCGGCCACTATCGCTGTTGGGGTAGCCGCTCCCACTAGCAACTCCTCAACGATGGTTGCACCGAATGCCACCTACGGCGGAGTGTCGACACTGAACAACCCCCCGTTTGCAGCCGTCACCACTCAGACGGGCGCGGCTGGGGCTGTGCAAGCGGTTGAAGTCTTGCTTGAGGGACCGCGGGTTTGCTGGGCCGGGTCCGGCTCAGGTAGTGCCATATATGCCTACGGCTGGGAGGACAGTCTATGAGTGGTTTTGCGGTGAGAAATGACAGAGCGAGTTGGCGCGCAGTCGATCGCCCTGATCAGCTCGATGCAGATGAATACTACTGCGCTGAGAATCCGCCCGATCCAGTACCCCAACTGGGGGAGCTTGCAACGCTGGCGATTGAACAGCGTGATCGGCTGCTGGCTGCAGCTGCAAATCGCATGGGGCCATTGCAGGATGCAGTGGAGGCCGGCCAGGCAACTGAAGATGAGGTAGCACGCCTGCAGCAGTGGAAGACCTACCGGATCGATCTCAATCGGATTGAGCAGCAGGAAGGCTATCCAGCCGCCATCCGCTGGCCCACCTCCCCAGATCAAACTGAGTAAACGCCCCGCACCGACGGGGCGTTTTCTTTCCAGCGCTTCGGCGCTCGTACCGACCCAGCCTCGCATATGCGGGGCTTTCTCATTTCTGGAGCCTATCCATGAGTTTCTTTCACGGCGTTACCGTCACCAACGTGGACACCGGCGCACGCACCATCTCGCTGCCCACGTCCTCGATCATCGGTCTGGTGGACACCTTCACTGAAGGCCCGGCGGCCACAGCCAAGGCCAACGACCTGCTGTTGATCACCAACGAGCGCGAGGCTATCGCCGCCTGGGGCGCGGATGCGGCCATCACCAAGGCGTGCCAGGCCATCTACCAGCGGGCCAAGGCGGTGATCGTCGCGTGCGGCGTGGCCAAGGTTCAGGACGCCGCGCAGCAAACCTCGGCGATCATTGGCGGCGTGCTGGCCAACGGCAAGCGTACCGGCCTGCAGGCGCTGCTGGACGGCAAAAGCCGATTCAATGCCCAGCCGCGGTTGCTGGTGACTCCCAAGCACAGCGCGACCCTGGCTGTCGGCACTGCCCTGGTAGCCCTGGCCGACAAGCTGCGTGGCCTGGCCATTCTCGATGGGCCCAACACCACCGACGAGGCGGCCATGGAGTACGCCAAGAACTTCGGCGCCAAGCGGGCTTACCTGGTCGACCCGGGGATTCAATACTGGGACACCGAGGCAAGCGCCACCGTCGGCGCACCGGGGGCGGCCTGGACGGCTGGCCTGTTCGCCTGGACTGACAACGAGTACGGGTTCTGGGCTTCGCCCTCGAATAAGGAGTTCGTCGGCATCACCGGAACAGGCCGGCCTATCGAGTTCCTCGACGGTGACGAGACCTGCCGGGCCAACCTGCTGAACAACGCGAACATCACCACCATCATTCGCGATGCCGGGTTTCGCCTGTGGGGTAACCGCACGCTGTCCAGCGATCCGAAGTGGGCCTTTGTCACCCGGGTGCGAACCATGGATATCGTCATGGACGCCATCCTCTACGGCCACAAGTGGGCGGTGGACCGCTCGATCACGGCCACCTACGTCAAGGATGTGACCGAGGGCCTGCAGGCGTTTATGCGCGACCTGAAGAATCAGGGCGCGATCATCAATTTCGAGGTCTACGCGGACCCAGAGCTGAACACCGCCAGCCAGCTGGAGCAGGGCAAGGTGTACTGGAACATCCGCTTTACCGATGTGCCGCCCGCCGAGAACCCGAATTTCCGCGTCGAGGTCACCAATCAATGGTTGACCGAAGTCCTCGATAAAGCCGCTTAAGGAGCCGCAGCAATGGCAATGATTCCCGAAACCCTGGCCAACATGAATCTGTTTGTCGATGGCGTCAGCTTCCAGGGCGATGTGCCCAGCCTGACCCTGCCCAAGCTCACGCTCAAGACCGAGGAACATCGGGCCGGCGGCATGGACCTGCCGGTGGAGCTGGATATGGGCATGGAGAAGCAAGAGGCCGGGTTTACCACCACCGGCGTGCGCCGCGACTCGCTGCGCATGTTCGGCTTGGCCGATGGCACGGCGTTCAACGGTGTGTTCCGTGGCGCCTTCAAGGGCCTGAAGGGGCGGGTCACCCCGGCGATTGTGACCCTGCGCGGCCTGCTCAAGGAGGTGGACATGGGCGATTGGAAGGCCGGCGACAAGGCCGAGATCAAGCACAACGTGGCCCTGACCTACTACAAGCTGGAAGTCGACGGCCGCCTGATCTACGAGATCGATGCCCTCGGCATGAAGCGCGTGATTAACGGCGTCGACCAGCTCGCCGCCCAACGTTCGGCCCTGGGCCTGTAAGGAAAACCCTCATGACTCAAGCAAAGAAAACTCCGGCCTGGATGACCCTGAGCACGGATAGCGTAGTGGTGGCCCTGACCAAGGCTGTCGAGCTGAACGGCGTGCAGTGCGACAAGATCACCCTGCGGGCCCCGACTGTGCGCGACGTGCGGGCAGCCAACATCGCCGCCGGCGGCGACGACGAGCAGCGCGAACTCGCGCTGTTCTCCAGCCTGGCCGAGGTCGGCAGCAAGGACCTGGAGGGCATGACCCTCAAGGACTACCAGCGTCTGCAGGCCGGCTATTTTCGCCTGGTGCAAGACGACGAACTTTGACCCGGCGGTGCTGAAGATGGCGGCAAAGCGGCTCGCCAGCGAGCTGCATTTTTCCGCTGAAGAAATCATGACCATGCGCTTTTCCGACATGGTCTGGTGGCTCACGGACTGAGCCCGTCACCGCGGGTAAAGGGGGATCGGATGGCGCGCAATCTCGCGTTGGGGTTGGTGATTGGTGGTGCCGTCAGTGCGACGGTGGGGGCTGCCTTCAAGACGGTTGAAAACCGGATCAAGAAACTGGAGGAGCAGGGCAACAAGGCCAAGGTGCTGAAAAACACCATCGGCGAAACCATGCGTCTGCGCGATGAATGGAAAAAGGCCCACGACAGTGGCGCGGCTTCTGCAGCCGGACTGCTGAGCAAGCTGGAGCGGAACCTGGAAAACCTGCGTAAGCAGGGCATCCAGGTGGGCAAGTTGCGCCAGGAGTACCAGGCCCTCGGCCGGGTGGCCAAGGGTGCCGACCTGCAGCTCAAAGGGCACCAGCAGATCAAGCAGGGCAAGGAGGGGTTGAAGTCGGGCATTGGCCAGGCCGTGGCGGGAACCGCTGCTGTCGCGATCCCGACCAAGATCAGCGCCGACTATCAAGCGATCATCCGGGACATTGCGATCAAGGCCAACGTGGCGAACAAGCCGCAAGAAGCCGAGATGTCCCGCACCATTATTCAGACCTCGAAAGACACCGGCATGGGTCGCAACGAGGTGGCCGACCTGGTTAACCAACTGGTTGGCGCGGGTATGGAGCTGGACAAGGCGCTGGCCTATGCGCCGGTGGCGGCCAAGTTTGCTGTCGGCCAGGGCTCGGGCGGTGAAGACACGGCCAGGATGATCCAGGCGCTGGAGCAGAACGCCAAGATAACCGACCCCAAGATCATGGAAAAGGCCCTGGAAGCTATCGCCCTGCAAGGCCAGGCCGGCAGCTTCGAAGCGGCGGACATGGCGCGTTGGTTCCCGCAGTTGCTCGCGGGGATGGGCAAGATGGAAATCACCGGCATGGACGCGGTGACTCAGTTGGGCTCGATGCTGCAAGTGCAGATGAAGACTGCCGGTGGTTCCGATGAAGCGGCCAACAACCTGAAAAACTGGATGGAGAAAATCGGCTCCAGTGAAGTGGTCAAGGCGTACAAGGATGCGGGCATTGACTACCAGGCGTCGATGGCCACCGGGATTCAAAATAATAAGTCGACCCTGGAATCCAGCTTCGAACTGGCTATGCGTTACATCAAGGCCACCGACCCGGCCAAGGCTGCGAAGATGGCCGAAGCTCAAGCGAAGATCAGCAAGGAGACGGACCCCGCCAAGGCCAAAGCGATGCTGAACGCATTGGAGCAGTCCCTGCGCACGGGCGACCTGTTCGCGGACATGCAGGTCAAGGCGGCGCTTATGGCGTACTCGCAGAACCGTGAGTTGTACCAGCAGCTTAAGAAAGACTCGCTCAGTGCTAAGGGCATCCTCGACAAGAACCTGGCCGAGCGCCGCGAAACCTCCTCGCAGCTCTGGGCCGAAACCGCGCAGGCGATGAACGACGGCATGCGTGCGGTCGGGGATGCGCTGCGGCCGGCGACGGATGCGGTGGCCAGGGGCATCAAGACGGTGGCTACCTCCTTGACGGGGCTCACGGAAAAAATGCCGGGTGTGGTCGCCGGTGTCACCGCCGTGGGCGCGGGCCTGCTCGCACTGAAAAGCGTGGTCTCGGCGTTCAAGATCGGTAAGGGCCTGCTGAACGTTGCCCGGGGTTCGCTGATGGGCAACCCGAATGTGATTCAACGGGTGTTTGTCACAAACGCCGGCGCCATGGGTGGCGGTGATTACGACCTTGACGGCGGCCGGGACAAGAAGAGCAGTAAAGGTGGTAAGGGGGCTCAGGGTGGATTTCGCGACCGACTTGGCAGGGCCGGACAGGCTCTGAGAAATTTTTTCAGACCGGGTGTTGTGGGCCGGACGGTCAAGGGAGCGGCAGGACTGGGATCGTCCGCCTTGAAAGGGGTGGTCAACCTGGGGACTTCGGCACTGAAAGGCGTCGGCTCCATGGTCAAGGGGATTTCACCTTGGGTTAAGGGTGGTGGGCTGCTCTCTGCGTTGGGCTCCGGCCTCAAGATTGCGGACACCTACCAGAATGCCAAGACCAAGGACGAGAAGGCCGAAGGCTATGGCGGTGCGGCTGGGGGCCTGGCGGGTGCCATGATCGGCACCAAGGCCGGCCTGGCGGCCGGTGCTGCGATTGGCTCTATCGTTCCCGGGCTCGGTACGGCCATTGGTGGCGCGGTGGGGGCTGCTGTTGGCGGCGCCCTCGGATACTGGGGCGGCGATGCCCTGGGTGGGTACGCGGGTAAGGCGATGTTCGGTTCCGACCCGGGGCTTAAACGAATGCCCGACGCTGGCCCGCTGATGATGCGCGATGCCGGGAAGAACATCCCTCCGGTGATGGGTGATATCGCCAAGTCCTTCAGTCCTCGCCAGGCGCCGCCGGTGATGGGGCAGGTGGTGCGCTCGATGGAAGCTGCAGCACCTTCTGCAGCAGTGCCTGCGATGCTTAAGGCGCCTGAGCCTGCGAAGGCTTTGCCGCCCAAGGTCGACCAGCAATTCACGTTCTCCCCAACAATTCCCATCACGGTGAATGGCGACGTCAAGGACCCGGCCCAACTGGCGCGGGAGGTGGAACCGCACCTGCGGCGGATGTTCGACGAGTACGGAAGGCAGGCCGCGGCCCGGCAGTTGTCGGATGAACCACATGTCTAAGGAGGCCCCATGGCCTATATGGAACAGTTGCAATCAGGGCTCCAGTCCCTGGTTGCAGCAGGGGAGGCTGGGCGTACCAGTGCCGACGGCATGTTGACCCCCCTGAACGGTGCAATCGGCGATATCACCGGAGCGGCTTCGGAGCTGGAGAACGTGCCATTTGTGGGGCCTGAGATCGGCGCCAAGCTGCAGCGCACCCTGCGTGGGATCACAGCAGCGCAGTCGGTAGTCGGCCAGGTCGCTGCCGGCTACAGCCAGGCGGTGTCGGCGGCGGGGCAGATCCAGCAGCGGCTCGGCAGCCTGCAAGAGCAGACAGCCCGGGCCGGTGCGGCGATCAACCGAATCGGCGGCCAGGCCAGCCCAGCCTTGGGCAACATCTTCCCGAGTGGTGCGTTAGGTGGTCAGGGGACGCCGGCGGCCGCGGCGGTAAAACCATTTCCGCACCTGCTGATCATTCACCCGCTGCGCCCTGGTGGGCAGCCTTACTACTTCAACCTCGACACCGCGGCCTTTGACGAGCTGCGGCGGCAGACAGCATTCCGTTGGGCCGGCCAGGAACGCCTGACCCGCAGCATTGCCCAGCAAGCGGTGGGGCAGGGCGACGACAAGATCACCCTCAAGGGGGCGGTGTTTCCAGGGTTCAAGGGTGGGCTCGGTCAGTTGCAGAAGTTGCGCAGCATTGGCCGCCGGCTCCAGCCGCTGAGTCTGACTACAGGCTATGGCGAAGTGCTGGGCACCTGGTGCTTGACCAGCCTCGAGGAGGAGCAGAGCCACCTGCTGGCCGGGGGTGTACCACGTAAGCAGGGCTTTTCACTGGAGTTTGTAAGCTATGGCGACGACATGCAGAACGTCTGATGGGGATCTGCTCGACACCCTCTGTTACCGGTTCTACGGGCATCTAAATGGCAGTGTCGAGGCGGTGCTGGATGCCAACCAAGGGCTGGGTGATGAACCCCAGCCGTTCCAGGCTGGGGTGTTGATCGTACTGCCGGAGCTGCCGGCGGCGGTCGATGCCGTGGTGCAGCTGTGGGATTAGCCCGCAGCCTGGGCGCACTCCTTGGCGGCCGCCTGGTAGGACATATGGTTTTCGGAGTACTGCCGAGCGTCCTTGAAAATCATGCCTTGCCAGGAAGTATTGGCATCGATTGCTGCGGAGCGGCATTTAGCGAAGGGGGCGAACAGCGTTCCGAAACGGTCGCTTTCATCCATTAACTTTTTCAGTGCAATGGCCTGATCGCGAGCTTGTTTGCCGTCCATGGTTCCGGACAGGGCTAGGTTCTGGCCGTGTTCTACCGTCTTGTTTAGGCGCTTGAGGAATTCGCGGGCTTCCTCGGGTTTGATCTTCTTGGCGGCTTCCTGCGCCGCTATGGCTTGCCGTCCGCGTTCTGCTGCTTCGGCGCTGACGGGCTGATCGTCGCCCAGATCTATCACCCGCAATTTCTGTTCGGCCTGGGCCATCGATGCGGCCAATAGGCACAGCGTCAATCCGAAAATCCTTTTCATTCCTTCAACTCCTGTAGGGGCAATGGTCGCCGGATTCTATGCAGTCCTGGCGGTTCCGTCACTCGGGGGAGGTTTTTTGCATGACACCCATTTTCCGAATCGTCGCGGATGGCCGCGACATCACAGCCCTGATCAACGACCGACTGGTGACCCTGCGGACCTCGGATAAACCCGGCATGGAGTCGGACGAGTTTGAGTTGCGGGTAGACGACCGTGACCGGGCCGTGGCGCTGCCCAGCCGAGGGGCGAGTATCGAGGTGTTCATGGGCTACGCCGGCCAGTCGATGGCCCGCCTAGGACGCTACATGGTGGACGAAGTGGTGGTATCAGGTCCGCCGGACACCATCGAGATCCGCGGCAAGGCCAGCGATATGCGCGGCAGCGGCAAGACCACTCGCAGCGGCAGTTGGGAGGATGTACCGCTGCAGCAGATCGTGCGCGACATTGCCGCCCGCAACGGCTGGCAGCCGGTCTGCCCGGTTACCACCAAGGTGCCCCGGGTCGATCAGCTCAATGAATCCGATTTCAACTTCATCACCCGCTTGGCCAAGCAGTACGACTGCACGGCCAAGGTGGCCGATGGCAAGCTGCTGGTGCTGCCGCGGCAGGCGGGGCAGAGCACGACCGGCAAGGCCCTTGGCACGGTCACCATCACGCGCCGCGATGTGAGCCGTTACCAGTTTCGGCTTGGCGATCGCAGTACGCACAAGGCGGTGCAGACCAAGCACCAGGACAAGAAGAGCGGCAAGCTCCAGGTTGTCGACCTGGGCAACGAGGATTCGCCGGACGGGCTGCCGCCGGTGCACACCGACCGCCATATCTACCCGAACAAGTCCGCCGCAGAGCAGGCCGCCAAGGCCCGGCTGGCAGCGTTCAATCGCAGCACCGCGGGCGTGCGTCTGGAGATGCCCGGGCGTACTGACCTGATCGCGGAACGCATGATCAATGCCCAGGGCTTCAAGGCCGGCCTCGATGGTGAGTACCTGGTCGACTCGGTCGAGCAGGTGTTTACCCAGTCCGGGTGGAGCACCACCGTTGAATGCAACGGCGGCAAGAAGGGTAAGGCGAAGGCCAAGGGCAAGAAAAAGAAAGCAACCAAGCCGCTCAGGGTCGAGCAGCTCTAAACCCCATCACCACTGGAGAAATCACGC harbors:
- a CDS encoding phage tail protein, which translates into the protein MAYMEQLQSGLQSLVAAGEAGRTSADGMLTPLNGAIGDITGAASELENVPFVGPEIGAKLQRTLRGITAAQSVVGQVAAGYSQAVSAAGQIQQRLGSLQEQTARAGAAINRIGGQASPALGNIFPSGALGGQGTPAAAAVKPFPHLLIIHPLRPGGQPYYFNLDTAAFDELRRQTAFRWAGQERLTRSIAQQAVGQGDDKITLKGAVFPGFKGGLGQLQKLRSIGRRLQPLSLTTGYGEVLGTWCLTSLEEEQSHLLAGGVPRKQGFSLEFVSYGDDMQNV
- a CDS encoding phage tail protein, coding for MIDSNSQFFAILTAVGEAKQANATALGIPWTFKEMAVGDANGTDPIPNRAQTKLLNEWRRAPVNQVRTDPANPNLIITEQVIPSDVGGRWIREIGLFDADGDLVAVANCAPSFKPLLAQGTGKTQIIRMNFIVSNTAQIVLKIDPAVVLATREYVDNAVIDALARMDFKHSALVATTANIALSGIQTIDGVLLPADARVLVKNQTQAKDNGLYVVSSTGVWKRAQDADTSLEVTPGLFVSIETGAVNGDSVWQLVTDGPIVLGSTALTFDMVAGRTGVNAGAYGNVTVDKYGRVIAGTNPNTLAGHGITDTYTKAEIESIVAKASALSVGSIVAFPKTSVPPGFLEIDGSVQSAATYPDLAAYLGGTYNKGDEGTGNFRLPESRGEFLRGWDHGRGVDLGRGLGVYQLDALQNITGTISAADSTGLAQALTGVFSGSSASVTKGNVVAANAYTTVNFDASRVVRTATETRPRNLVVMWCIKAWSAPVNQANIDVAALAEQVRNMSKNQVVGLHRNLSCSASGLSALINVKADQLIVGNGAFTKSLSGIGLSISVEKVGANGLDKGPLEGSTWYAIWVIEGESGVAGLLSLSETVPFLPEGYSFKARVGWIRTDATASKYPLGFTQWGRRVQYLVIAGTNVPLPRQMASGVTGSPSSGLWTIVYVSAFVPPTAATIAVGVAAPTSNSSTMVAPNATYGGVSTLNNPPFAAVTTQTGAAGAVQAVEVLLEGPRVCWAGSGSGSAIYAYGWEDSL
- a CDS encoding phage tail tape measure protein; amino-acid sequence: MARNLALGLVIGGAVSATVGAAFKTVENRIKKLEEQGNKAKVLKNTIGETMRLRDEWKKAHDSGAASAAGLLSKLERNLENLRKQGIQVGKLRQEYQALGRVAKGADLQLKGHQQIKQGKEGLKSGIGQAVAGTAAVAIPTKISADYQAIIRDIAIKANVANKPQEAEMSRTIIQTSKDTGMGRNEVADLVNQLVGAGMELDKALAYAPVAAKFAVGQGSGGEDTARMIQALEQNAKITDPKIMEKALEAIALQGQAGSFEAADMARWFPQLLAGMGKMEITGMDAVTQLGSMLQVQMKTAGGSDEAANNLKNWMEKIGSSEVVKAYKDAGIDYQASMATGIQNNKSTLESSFELAMRYIKATDPAKAAKMAEAQAKISKETDPAKAKAMLNALEQSLRTGDLFADMQVKAALMAYSQNRELYQQLKKDSLSAKGILDKNLAERRETSSQLWAETAQAMNDGMRAVGDALRPATDAVARGIKTVATSLTGLTEKMPGVVAGVTAVGAGLLALKSVVSAFKIGKGLLNVARGSLMGNPNVIQRVFVTNAGAMGGGDYDLDGGRDKKSSKGGKGAQGGFRDRLGRAGQALRNFFRPGVVGRTVKGAAGLGSSALKGVVNLGTSALKGVGSMVKGISPWVKGGGLLSALGSGLKIADTYQNAKTKDEKAEGYGGAAGGLAGAMIGTKAGLAAGAAIGSIVPGLGTAIGGAVGAAVGGALGYWGGDALGGYAGKAMFGSDPGLKRMPDAGPLMMRDAGKNIPPVMGDIAKSFSPRQAPPVMGQVVRSMEAAAPSAAVPAMLKAPEPAKALPPKVDQQFTFSPTIPITVNGDVKDPAQLAREVEPHLRRMFDEYGRQAAARQLSDEPHV
- a CDS encoding tail protein X; protein product: MATTCRTSDGDLLDTLCYRFYGHLNGSVEAVLDANQGLGDEPQPFQAGVLIVLPELPAAVDAVVQLWD
- a CDS encoding phage major tail tube protein encodes the protein MAMIPETLANMNLFVDGVSFQGDVPSLTLPKLTLKTEEHRAGGMDLPVELDMGMEKQEAGFTTTGVRRDSLRMFGLADGTAFNGVFRGAFKGLKGRVTPAIVTLRGLLKEVDMGDWKAGDKAEIKHNVALTYYKLEVDGRLIYEIDALGMKRVINGVDQLAAQRSALGL
- a CDS encoding tail fiber assembly protein is translated as MSGFAVRNDRASWRAVDRPDQLDADEYYCAENPPDPVPQLGELATLAIEQRDRLLAAAANRMGPLQDAVEAGQATEDEVARLQQWKTYRIDLNRIEQQEGYPAAIRWPTSPDQTE
- a CDS encoding phage late control D family protein, which gives rise to MTPIFRIVADGRDITALINDRLVTLRTSDKPGMESDEFELRVDDRDRAVALPSRGASIEVFMGYAGQSMARLGRYMVDEVVVSGPPDTIEIRGKASDMRGSGKTTRSGSWEDVPLQQIVRDIAARNGWQPVCPVTTKVPRVDQLNESDFNFITRLAKQYDCTAKVADGKLLVLPRQAGQSTTGKALGTVTITRRDVSRYQFRLGDRSTHKAVQTKHQDKKSGKLQVVDLGNEDSPDGLPPVHTDRHIYPNKSAAEQAAKARLAAFNRSTAGVRLEMPGRTDLIAERMINAQGFKAGLDGEYLVDSVEQVFTQSGWSTTVECNGGKKGKAKAKGKKKKATKPLRVEQL
- a CDS encoding phage tail sheath C-terminal domain-containing protein, with the translated sequence MSFFHGVTVTNVDTGARTISLPTSSIIGLVDTFTEGPAATAKANDLLLITNEREAIAAWGADAAITKACQAIYQRAKAVIVACGVAKVQDAAQQTSAIIGGVLANGKRTGLQALLDGKSRFNAQPRLLVTPKHSATLAVGTALVALADKLRGLAILDGPNTTDEAAMEYAKNFGAKRAYLVDPGIQYWDTEASATVGAPGAAWTAGLFAWTDNEYGFWASPSNKEFVGITGTGRPIEFLDGDETCRANLLNNANITTIIRDAGFRLWGNRTLSSDPKWAFVTRVRTMDIVMDAILYGHKWAVDRSITATYVKDVTEGLQAFMRDLKNQGAIINFEVYADPELNTASQLEQGKVYWNIRFTDVPPAENPNFRVEVTNQWLTEVLDKAA
- a CDS encoding phage tail assembly protein, which translates into the protein MTQAKKTPAWMTLSTDSVVVALTKAVELNGVQCDKITLRAPTVRDVRAANIAAGGDDEQRELALFSSLAEVGSKDLEGMTLKDYQRLQAGYFRLVQDDEL